The DNA window ATCGTCATGTCGAGGATGACCGCCGCGAGCCGCCCGGCGTTGGCGCGGAAGACTTCGACGCCCTCCGCGCCGTCGCAGGCGGTGAGCACGCTGTAGCCGGCCTCCTCGAGCATCGAGCGCGTCGTCTCCCGGACCATGGGCTCGTCGTCGACGACCAGCACGGTCCCGCGCGCCCCCGCCTGGCCGGGCGCGGCTGCCGTCGCCGCCTCGGGGTGCCCGGCCGCGGGCTCGCGCGCGCCCAGCAGGGCCGGGAGGAGCACCTTGAACGTGCTCCCGCGGCCGGGCTCGCTGTAGACCTTGATCGCGCCGTGGTGCCCCCGCACGATGCCCAGCACCGCCGCCAGCCCGAGCCCGCGGCCGGTGTGCTTCGTCGTGAAGAACGGGTCGAAGATCCGCGCCCGCGTCGCCTCGTCCATCCCGGCGCCGTTGTCCGAGACCTCCACGAACACGTGCGGGCCGGGCTCGAGCCGGTCGCTCAGCACCAGCGAGCCGAGGTAGGCCGGGTCGACGTCGATCACCCCCGTGGCCACGGTGATCGTCCCCTCCGCCTCGCCGAGCGCGTCCGAGGCGTTGGTGATCAGGTTCATCACGACCTGCCTGATCTGGGTCGCGTCGGCCTCGACCGGCGGTAGATCGGCCGCGAGGTGGTAGCGCACCGTGGCCCTCTTGGAGACGACGGTGGCGAGCAGGTGCCCGATCTCCTCGACGACCCGCGAGAGGTTGATCGGCTCGACCACGAAGCGCCCCTTCCCGGAGTACGCCAGCATCTGGTTCGTCAGGTCCGCCGCCCGCTGCGCCGCGCGGTCCACGGACTTGAGGAAGGGGCGGGCGGGCGACTCCGGCGCCGTCTTCGCCAGCGCGAGGTCCGTGTTGCCGAGGATGCCCATGAGCAGGTTGTTGAAATCGTGGGCGATGCCGCCGGCGAGGATGCCGAGGCTCTCCATCTTCTGGGTCTGCTGGATGCGCTCCTCGAGCCGACGGCGCTCGGCCTCCGCCTTCTTCTGCTCGGTCGTGTTCTCGACCAGTTCGATGAAGCCGTGCGCCGCGCCGTCGGGACCGAGCACGGGGAAGGCCTGGATCCGCACCGAGAGCGCGCTGCCGTCGGGACGGACCACGCTCCTCTCGACGACGGCCTTCTTCCGCGTCGCGATGGCCACCGCTCCCGGGCAGTCCGGACAGACCGCGCTGCGGCCGTGCACCGCCGCGTAGCAGAGCTTGCCGGTGGCGTCCTGCCCGGGCTCCCGGACCAGCCGGCGGTGGGCCGCGTTCGCCATGACGATCCGGAACCGGGTGTCGATGAGCGTGATGCCGTGGTCGATGTTCTCGACCAGGGTCCGATACCGCGCCTCGCTCTCGCGCAGCGCCTCCTCGGCGCGCCGGCGCGCCGTGATGTCGCGGACGACCTCGATGCCGCCCGTGATCCGGCCGTCCGGATCGCGCAGGAGCGACGTCGAGACCTCGACGTCGAGGGCGCCGGCCGGGGTCCGCAGGGTCCTGCCCTCCGTGCAGCCGGTCCCCTCGCGGAAGGAGCGCGCGAGCAGGCACTCCTCCACGCCGCTGGGGCGCATGGCGGCGCACGACTCGCCCGCGTGCTCGCCGACCATCGCGCGGTGCGCGGGGTTCTGGTAGAGCACCCGGTGGTCGGGCCCCTCGATGCCGATGCCGTCGCCGATGGCCGTCAGGATCCCCTCGCTCCGCGTCTTCTCCTCCGTCGCCTGGCGCAGCAGCTCGCCCCAGAACGCCCAGATGAAGAACGGGATCGCCCAGATGCCGAGATTGTGGCGGACCGGCGCGAAGAGCCCGCGGTACGCGGCGTCGCCGAGGGAGAGGTTGATGAGCATCAGGAATTCGTCGAGGAAGATGAAGACGAAACCCGCGTAGACCGCGGGCTGCACCTTTCGCGTCGTGGGGGCGGCCGTCGCCAGCCGCGCGACGACGAAGCCCATGAAGACGAAGGCGGCGAGCCGGAACGCGAAATCGCCCCAGAACAGGCCGAACCGCGCGCCACCCGCGAGCATCTCGGGATGACTGTCGAGGAAGCGGACCCACAGGGGCGCCGTGATCAGATACAGCGCGACGAAGGCGCCGACGCCGGCGCGCAGGTAGGTCCGACCGGCGTTCTTCCCCGGGAGGTAGTAGCGCAGGTACGCAAAGCCGAGGATGACGCGCCCGATGTCCGTGAGCGCGTGCTCGAGCGGCGGGAAGACGCGGTAGGAGAGCAGGGGCGGGAACCAGCCGCGCCAGGCGCCGTACTCCATGAGGAACATCACCGCCTCGCGGGCGCCGCCGACCGTCGCGGCCACCGCGATCGTCAGGTCGCGCCTGTCCCGCAGCCGGCCGTACTGCTGGTAGGCGACGGCGCAAAGCCCCGCCCAGAAGAAGAGCGCCAGCAGGAAGCGGACGGCGTTGTTCCCCGGGTCCTCGCCGCCGCCTCCAAATTGCTCGAGTAGATATAGTAACTCGTTTGTCACAATCACGTTTACTACCCTGCGTTCGCGATGCTGTCAAACGGAGGGTCGGTCGCCCCCCCGGGGCGCCGGTCAGTGCCTGCGCGTTGCCAGAGCCACGAAGGCGGCGCCGATGCCATGCCGGTGCGGCCAGGAACGCAGGAAGCCCTCGGGCGTCCGCAGTTCCGCCGCGTTGAGGATGCCGCTCGCGCCCGGCCCGGCAGCCGCCATGTCGACGGCGGCGAAGTCCGCGTGCGCCGCGACGAAGCGCGCGATCACCTCCTCGCCCTCCTCCGGCTCGGTCGAGCAGGTGCTGTAGACGACGCGGCCGCCGGGGGGCAGCAGCGCCGCGGCGCGCTCGAGCAGCCGCAGCTGCGTCGCGGCGAGGCGTCGTGGGTCGGCGGCGCGCTTGGCCCACTTGACCTCGGGGTGGCGCGGGATGGTGCCGAGCGCGCTGCAGGGCGCGTCGAGGAGCACGGCGTCGAAGCGCTCGCCGGCGAGCGTCGCCTCGTCGAGCAGGTCGCCGCGCCGCGCCTCGATCCCGCGGGCGCCGAGGCGCGCCGCGTTCTCCCCGAGCAGCGCCAGCCTGCGCGCATCGCGGTCGAGCGCGACGATGGCAGCCGCGTTCCCGGCCAGCTCCGCGATCTGCGTCGTCTTGCCGCCGACTCCGGCGCAGGCGTCGAGGATGCGCTCGCCCGGCCGCGGCGCGAGCGCGAGGGCGGCGAGCTGCGAAGACTCGTCCTGCAGATAGAGTGCGCCGTCGCGAAAGAGCGCGGTCTCCGTCAGCGTCCCGGAGCCGCCGACGTGGAGGCAGGCCGGCGCGTAGCGCCCGGGCGTGGTGTCGAATCCTGCGGCGGCCAGCGCGTCGCGGGCGGCGTCCACCGGGGAGCGCAGCGGGTTGACACGCACGTGCGGCGGCGGGAACTCGTTCATCGCCTCGAGGAGCCGCCCCGTCTCGTCCTCGCCGAGGCGCGCGATCCAGCGGCGCACCAGCCACGGGGGGAAGGAGTGCAGCGCGGCCAGCCAGGCGGCGGCGTCCTCGAAGTCCTCGCGCCGCGGCGGGGCGAGGGACTCGGGGCCGGCGCGGCGGAGCAGCCAGTTGACGAAGCCGGCTGTTCGCGGCTCGAGCGCCCGCGCCAGCTCGACGCTCGCGGAGACTGCGGCGTACGCCGGGACGGAGGGGGTGAAGATGAGCTGGTAGACGCCGATCCGGGCGGCGGCGAGGGCAGGGCGCGAGATCCTCTCCGGCGGCTTGCCGGATGCCCCCTCGATGGCCCGGTCGACGCGCGACAGATGGCGGACGACGCCGTGGGCCAGCTCGGCGGCGAAGCGGGCGTCCCGCGGCTCGAGTCGCTCGCCCTGTCGGCCCGGTATGGGGAGCGGCCGTTCCCCGAGGAGCCCGGCGAGCGTCCGCGCGGCCGCGAGGCGCGAGGCAGTGCCTGACGACATGCCGGCTAGATAGCATGATGTGCCGCAGGATTCAAGCCGAGATAAAAAATTGAGAAAAAGTGAAAAATAGCGAGTATTATGTCGATAGGTGAAAACGTACTGCGAATATGGTTTTTCTGATGCGCCAATATGTGGTGATGATGTGACAAGATATATTTTCTGTATTGATGGAATCGCTATCAACCCCTATATTAGCGGCTCGTTAGCAGTCAAAGACGGGGAGTGCTAAGCCGGACTCCCCATGGGTCCACCACGGTAACCACAAAGGTGCGAAAGGAGAACGACAAGATGGCCAAGATTCGTCCCCTGCACGATCGGATCCTCGTGAAGCGTCTCGAGGAGCAGGAGAAGACCAAGGGCGGCATCATCATCCCCGACTCGGCGAAGGAGAAGCCGATCATGGGCGAGGTGGTCGCGACCGGCAAGGGCAAGGTGAAGGACGACGGCACGATCCTGGCGCTCGACG is part of the bacterium genome and encodes:
- a CDS encoding response regulator, whose translation is MIVTNELLYLLEQFGGGGEDPGNNAVRFLLALFFWAGLCAVAYQQYGRLRDRRDLTIAVAATVGGAREAVMFLMEYGAWRGWFPPLLSYRVFPPLEHALTDIGRVILGFAYLRYYLPGKNAGRTYLRAGVGAFVALYLITAPLWVRFLDSHPEMLAGGARFGLFWGDFAFRLAAFVFMGFVVARLATAAPTTRKVQPAVYAGFVFIFLDEFLMLINLSLGDAAYRGLFAPVRHNLGIWAIPFFIWAFWGELLRQATEEKTRSEGILTAIGDGIGIEGPDHRVLYQNPAHRAMVGEHAGESCAAMRPSGVEECLLARSFREGTGCTEGRTLRTPAGALDVEVSTSLLRDPDGRITGGIEVVRDITARRRAEEALRESEARYRTLVENIDHGITLIDTRFRIVMANAAHRRLVREPGQDATGKLCYAAVHGRSAVCPDCPGAVAIATRKKAVVERSVVRPDGSALSVRIQAFPVLGPDGAAHGFIELVENTTEQKKAEAERRRLEERIQQTQKMESLGILAGGIAHDFNNLLMGILGNTDLALAKTAPESPARPFLKSVDRAAQRAADLTNQMLAYSGKGRFVVEPINLSRVVEEIGHLLATVVSKRATVRYHLAADLPPVEADATQIRQVVMNLITNASDALGEAEGTITVATGVIDVDPAYLGSLVLSDRLEPGPHVFVEVSDNGAGMDEATRARIFDPFFTTKHTGRGLGLAAVLGIVRGHHGAIKVYSEPGRGSTFKVLLPALLGAREPAAGHPEAATAAAPGQAGARGTVLVVDDEPMVRETTRSMLEEAGYSVLTACDGAEGVEVFRANAGRLAAVILDMTMPRMGGEEAFREMRRIDETVPVILSSGFNEQDAVNRFIGKGLAGFIQKPYRLQALLERLETALARRAGRRPADEA
- the groES gene encoding co-chaperone GroES, which codes for MAKIRPLHDRILVKRLEEQEKTKGGIIIPDSAKEKPIMGEVVATGKGKVKDDGTILALDVKKGDKILFGKYSGTEVKVEDEEYLILREDDILGVIEK
- the rsmB gene encoding 16S rRNA (cytosine(967)-C(5))-methyltransferase RsmB; its protein translation is MSSGTASRLAAARTLAGLLGERPLPIPGRQGERLEPRDARFAAELAHGVVRHLSRVDRAIEGASGKPPERISRPALAAARIGVYQLIFTPSVPAYAAVSASVELARALEPRTAGFVNWLLRRAGPESLAPPRREDFEDAAAWLAALHSFPPWLVRRWIARLGEDETGRLLEAMNEFPPPHVRVNPLRSPVDAARDALAAAGFDTTPGRYAPACLHVGGSGTLTETALFRDGALYLQDESSQLAALALAPRPGERILDACAGVGGKTTQIAELAGNAAAIVALDRDARRLALLGENAARLGARGIEARRGDLLDEATLAGERFDAVLLDAPCSALGTIPRHPEVKWAKRAADPRRLAATQLRLLERAAALLPPGGRVVYSTCSTEPEEGEEVIARFVAAHADFAAVDMAAAGPGASGILNAAELRTPEGFLRSWPHRHGIGAAFVALATRRH